From the Streptomyces syringium genome, one window contains:
- a CDS encoding YihY/virulence factor BrkB family protein, with the protein MDWLTRLPWIGPLIVRLMRTHVWRSYETLDRANWARLAAAITYTSFLALFPLITVGAAIGAAVLDDAQLKKLEDKAAEQVPGISGQLDLSTLVDNAGTVGLVAGALLLVTGVNWIGTLRECLRAVWELEEAPGNPFLLKGKDAAVLVGLGGVALLSLGCSAFASAAVGWVVEKTGLADGGAGAPLLTAAGFGAAVLADFVMMLYVLSRLPGVLPERRRLLVAALLGAVGFELLKLLLSGYLQGVAAKSMYGAFGTPVALLLWINFTARLALFCAAWTATPHGEVPAAQDGAEEVSPSGPGSSRPDSDRKVSPGAGSGPAAASDGARRTPQPPPPPARPA; encoded by the coding sequence ATGGACTGGTTGACCCGGCTGCCGTGGATCGGACCCCTGATCGTCCGGCTGATGCGCACCCATGTGTGGCGCTCCTACGAGACCCTCGACCGGGCGAATTGGGCCCGGCTGGCCGCCGCGATCACCTACACCAGTTTCCTCGCGCTGTTCCCTCTGATCACCGTCGGCGCGGCGATCGGCGCGGCCGTCCTCGACGACGCGCAGTTGAAGAAGCTGGAGGACAAGGCCGCCGAGCAGGTGCCCGGCATCTCCGGCCAGCTCGATCTCAGCACCCTCGTCGACAACGCGGGCACGGTCGGTCTCGTCGCCGGTGCCCTGCTGCTGGTCACCGGCGTCAACTGGATCGGGACCCTGCGCGAGTGCCTGCGCGCCGTCTGGGAGCTGGAGGAGGCCCCCGGCAACCCCTTCCTGCTCAAGGGCAAGGACGCGGCCGTGCTCGTCGGCCTCGGCGGGGTGGCGCTGCTGTCGCTCGGCTGCTCGGCGTTCGCGTCGGCGGCGGTGGGCTGGGTCGTCGAGAAGACCGGGCTCGCCGACGGCGGGGCCGGTGCGCCGCTGCTGACGGCGGCGGGCTTCGGCGCCGCCGTGCTCGCCGACTTCGTGATGATGCTCTACGTCCTGTCGCGGCTGCCCGGCGTCCTGCCCGAGCGGCGCCGGCTGCTCGTCGCCGCGCTGCTCGGCGCGGTCGGCTTCGAGCTGCTCAAGCTGCTGCTGAGCGGCTATCTGCAAGGGGTGGCCGCGAAGAGCATGTACGGGGCGTTCGGCACCCCGGTCGCGCTGCTGCTGTGGATCAACTTCACGGCCCGGCTGGCGCTCTTCTGCGCCGCCTGGACGGCCACCCCGCACGGCGAGGTGCCCGCGGCGCAGGACGGGGCCGAAGAGGTCTCCCCCTCCGGCCCCGGCTCCTCCCGCCCCGACTCCGACAGGAAGGTCAGCCCTGGCGCCGGCTCCGGTCCGGCAGCGGCCAGCGACGGTGCACGGCGAACCCCGCAACCGCCACCGCCACCAGCGAGGCCAGCGTAA
- a CDS encoding PLAT/LH2 domain-containing protein, whose translation MYKVRIAVADINEAGTDEKVQARLVFRDGCSTVWTMLGTFQRGTSPAFDIVLEQDLGTPTGIELMKNGPDNLCLTAIEVICPGGAVARWIGDGGAREWLAHETSDRYDTYFGVRSLFDLSPPDATTAIARPAAQPVAQPVAQPATPPAVRPAARAAAVHAVLPVPDHQRVDGRSRFWAFNGDHYRLIEISDGPDRTATIVARDRPISQCPALVGLPALDTIWPVPDRQRIGPLDGGEGTEPTSEFWVFSGDRYRKISIEDGPAHTNRALGEDHPIRDWSALDGFSFLDAVLPVPGHQRVNGTSRYWVFCGDRYRLIEIEDGPAHTNTIITPDRAVSQWAAFEGWTHVDTFLPVPDHQGVDDKSRFWAFSGDHFRIIEIDHGVGHADNLVSGDRPVSQWATLT comes from the coding sequence ATGTACAAGGTCAGGATCGCCGTCGCCGACATCAACGAGGCCGGCACCGACGAGAAGGTGCAGGCGCGCCTGGTCTTCCGGGACGGCTGCTCGACGGTGTGGACCATGCTCGGTACGTTCCAGCGCGGTACCAGCCCCGCCTTCGACATCGTCCTCGAGCAGGACCTCGGCACGCCGACGGGGATCGAGCTGATGAAGAACGGCCCGGACAACCTCTGTCTGACGGCGATCGAGGTGATCTGCCCCGGCGGGGCCGTCGCCCGGTGGATCGGGGACGGCGGGGCCCGCGAGTGGCTGGCCCACGAGACCAGCGACCGCTACGACACGTACTTCGGCGTCCGGAGCCTGTTCGACCTCAGCCCGCCGGACGCGACGACCGCCATCGCCCGGCCGGCGGCACAGCCCGTCGCACAACCCGTCGCACAACCGGCCACCCCACCGGCCGTGCGGCCCGCCGCGCGCGCCGCCGCCGTGCACGCCGTGCTGCCCGTCCCCGACCATCAGCGCGTCGACGGCAGGAGCCGCTTCTGGGCGTTCAACGGCGACCACTACCGGCTGATCGAGATCTCCGACGGCCCCGACCGCACCGCCACCATCGTGGCCCGCGACCGGCCGATCTCGCAGTGTCCGGCGCTCGTCGGGCTCCCCGCCCTCGACACCATCTGGCCCGTCCCCGACCGCCAGCGCATCGGGCCCCTGGACGGCGGGGAGGGCACGGAACCCACGAGCGAGTTCTGGGTCTTCTCCGGCGACCGGTACCGGAAGATCTCCATCGAGGACGGGCCCGCCCACACCAACCGGGCGCTCGGCGAGGACCACCCGATCCGTGACTGGTCGGCCCTCGACGGGTTCTCGTTCCTGGACGCCGTCCTGCCCGTCCCCGGTCACCAGCGCGTCAACGGCACCAGCCGCTACTGGGTGTTCTGCGGCGACCGCTACCGGCTCATCGAGATCGAGGACGGCCCCGCCCACACGAACACCATCATCACGCCCGACCGCGCGGTCTCGCAGTGGGCGGCGTTCGAGGGCTGGACCCACGTGGACACCTTCCTGCCCGTCCCCGACCACCAGGGCGTGGACGACAAGAGCCGCTTCTGGGCGTTCAGCGGCGACCATTTCCGGATCATCGAGATCGACCACGGCGTGGGACACGCCGACAACCTCGTCTCCGGCGACCGGCCCGTCTCCCAGTGGGCGACGCTCACCTGA
- a CDS encoding ABC transporter substrate-binding protein: MRGVRVRTATTSAVGVLLLAVGLGGCSLLSPEAKKQEPISVGTTDTVSSLDPAGAYDAGSWALYSNVYQSLLTFSAGSSSPVPDAAERCGFKDQLRTYECVLRPGLKFSNGRGLTAKDVKFSFDRILRIKSDQGPRSLLETLRSVETSGDARVTFRLKVPDATFPFKIATGGGAIVDSTRYPADRLRTGDEVDGSGPYVLKKYRPGASAELAPAEHYRGGMKRKGSPVVVRYFADAERMSQAWQRRSIEVATRSMPPTDIAALSPADSDVKVMESAAASTRNLVFNLRDGSPVKDVAVRRAVASVVNREALARDVHRRTVEPLYSLVPTGLTGHTTSFYDRYPRPDAAKARQLLREAGIKVPVRFDLAYSQGAATDQEATLLKKQLEASGLFEVTTRRVGWAEFQKGYARGAYDAYCVSWVADFPDPDTFTSPLVGAGNALHSGYSSPRVDRLIEAGQRNEQRGRVAGTFRDIQKIIAEDVPLLPLWQKKDYALSDSAISGTQYLSDGTGTWRLWQLGRI, encoded by the coding sequence GTGCGCGGGGTCCGGGTTCGGACGGCTACAACGAGTGCGGTGGGCGTTTTACTGCTGGCGGTCGGCCTCGGAGGCTGCTCGCTCTTATCGCCGGAGGCGAAGAAACAGGAGCCGATCTCGGTCGGCACGACCGACACGGTCAGCTCGCTGGACCCGGCGGGAGCATACGACGCGGGCTCATGGGCGCTGTACAGCAACGTGTATCAGTCACTGTTGACCTTCTCGGCGGGCTCCAGCTCCCCGGTGCCGGACGCGGCGGAGCGCTGCGGCTTCAAGGACCAGTTACGCACGTACGAGTGCGTGCTGCGGCCCGGGCTGAAGTTCTCGAACGGGCGGGGGCTGACGGCGAAGGACGTGAAGTTCTCCTTCGACCGCATCCTGCGCATCAAGTCGGACCAGGGTCCCCGGTCGCTGCTGGAGACCCTCCGGTCGGTCGAGACCTCGGGCGACGCCCGGGTGACCTTCCGGCTGAAGGTGCCGGACGCCACCTTCCCGTTCAAGATAGCCACGGGCGGCGGGGCGATCGTCGACAGCACCCGCTACCCCGCCGACCGGCTCCGCACGGGTGACGAGGTGGACGGCTCGGGCCCGTACGTCCTCAAGAAGTACCGGCCGGGCGCGAGCGCCGAGCTGGCCCCCGCCGAGCACTACCGGGGCGGCATGAAACGCAAGGGCTCCCCTGTCGTCGTGCGCTACTTCGCCGATGCGGAGCGGATGAGCCAGGCGTGGCAGCGGCGGTCCATCGAGGTCGCCACGCGCTCGATGCCGCCGACGGACATCGCGGCGCTCTCCCCCGCCGACTCGGACGTGAAGGTCATGGAGTCCGCCGCGGCCAGCACCCGGAACCTGGTCTTCAATCTGCGGGACGGCTCGCCCGTGAAGGACGTCGCGGTACGCCGGGCCGTCGCCTCGGTCGTCAATCGCGAGGCCCTCGCCCGTGACGTCCACCGCCGGACGGTCGAGCCGCTGTACTCCCTCGTCCCCACGGGCCTCACGGGCCACACCACGTCCTTCTACGACCGCTATCCCCGGCCCGACGCGGCCAAGGCCCGGCAGTTGCTGCGGGAGGCCGGGATCAAGGTCCCCGTCCGCTTCGACCTCGCCTATTCGCAGGGCGCCGCCACGGACCAGGAGGCGACGCTGCTGAAGAAGCAGCTGGAGGCGAGCGGACTGTTCGAGGTGACCACCCGGCGCGTGGGGTGGGCGGAGTTCCAGAAGGGCTATGCCCGTGGGGCGTACGACGCGTACTGCGTCAGCTGGGTCGCCGACTTCCCCGACCCGGACACCTTCACCAGCCCCCTGGTCGGTGCGGGCAACGCCCTGCACTCGGGCTACTCCAGCCCCCGCGTCGACCGGCTGATCGAGGCGGGCCAGCGGAACGAGCAGCGCGGCCGGGTCGCGGGCACCTTCCGCGACATCCAGAAGATCATCGCCGAGGACGTGCCCCTCCTGCCGCTGTGGCAGAAGAAGGACTACGCCCTCAGCGACTCCGCCATCTCCGGCACGCAGTACCTCTCGGACGGCACGGGAACGTGGCGGCTGTGGCAGCTGGGACGCATCTGA
- a CDS encoding MepB family protein translates to MTTPHDELLAAKTLVYHPNGLTCSEPVPEAESAEYAAHAFTVGGRSVRFRVAKTTPTKVGQFVTVWKRIGGGPIQPFDAADPVDLFVISVRDGDRFGQFVFPREVLRERDIVSTDGAGGKRAFRVYPPWVTTTNRQAGGTQRWQTRYFLSVPGDDGFVDGDRARALYGA, encoded by the coding sequence ATGACGACGCCCCACGACGAGCTGCTCGCGGCGAAGACGCTGGTGTACCACCCGAACGGGCTCACCTGCTCGGAGCCGGTACCCGAAGCGGAGAGCGCCGAGTACGCGGCGCACGCATTCACGGTCGGCGGCCGGTCGGTCAGATTCCGGGTGGCGAAGACGACGCCCACGAAGGTGGGCCAGTTCGTCACGGTGTGGAAGCGCATCGGAGGCGGCCCGATCCAGCCCTTCGACGCGGCGGACCCGGTCGACCTCTTCGTCATCAGCGTGCGGGACGGCGACCGCTTCGGGCAGTTCGTCTTCCCGCGGGAGGTGCTGCGCGAGCGCGACATCGTATCGACGGACGGCGCCGGCGGGAAGCGCGCGTTCCGCGTCTACCCGCCGTGGGTCACAACGACGAACCGCCAGGCGGGCGGCACGCAGAGGTGGCAGACGCGGTACTTCCTTTCTGTACCGGGGGACGACGGGTTTGTGGACGGGGATCGGGCGCGGGCGCTGTATGGGGCGTGA
- the trpS gene encoding tryptophan--tRNA ligase, with translation MALDRPRALSGIQPTAGSFHLGNYLGAVRQYVALQETHDAFYMVVDLHAITVPQDPKELRANTRIAAAQLLAAGLDPDRCTLFVQSHVPEHAQLGWVMNCLTGFGEASRMTQFKDKSAKQGADRTTVGLFTYPVLQVADILLYQADSVPVGEDQRQHIELTRDLAERFNTTFGETFTMPSAHIVRETAKIYDLQDPTAKMSKSASSTKGLINLLDEPKVSAKKIKSAVTDTDTVIRFDAQNKPGISNLLTIYSTLTGTGVAELEQKYEGKGYGALKVDLAEAMVEWVTPFRARTQEYLDDPETLDSVLAKGAEKARAVAGETLARVYDMVGFLPAKH, from the coding sequence ATGGCCCTTGATCGTCCGCGCGCTCTCTCCGGTATCCAGCCCACCGCAGGCTCGTTCCACCTCGGGAACTACCTCGGTGCCGTCCGGCAGTACGTGGCGCTGCAAGAGACCCACGACGCCTTCTACATGGTCGTCGACCTGCACGCGATCACCGTGCCGCAGGATCCGAAGGAGCTGCGGGCCAACACCCGCATCGCCGCCGCCCAGCTGCTGGCCGCCGGCCTCGACCCGGACCGCTGCACCCTCTTCGTCCAGAGCCACGTGCCCGAGCACGCCCAGCTCGGCTGGGTGATGAACTGCCTCACCGGCTTCGGCGAGGCCTCGCGCATGACGCAGTTCAAGGACAAGTCCGCGAAGCAGGGCGCCGACCGCACCACCGTCGGCCTGTTCACCTACCCCGTGCTCCAGGTCGCCGACATCCTGCTCTACCAGGCCGACTCCGTGCCGGTGGGCGAGGACCAGCGGCAGCACATCGAGCTGACCCGCGACCTGGCCGAGCGCTTCAACACCACCTTCGGCGAGACGTTCACGATGCCGTCGGCGCACATCGTCCGCGAGACCGCGAAGATCTACGACCTCCAGGACCCGACGGCGAAGATGAGCAAGTCGGCGTCGAGCACCAAGGGTCTGATCAACCTGCTCGACGAGCCCAAGGTCTCCGCCAAGAAGATCAAGAGCGCGGTCACCGACACCGACACCGTGATCCGCTTCGACGCGCAGAACAAGCCGGGCATCAGCAACCTGCTCACGATCTACTCCACGCTCACCGGAACGGGTGTAGCGGAATTGGAGCAGAAGTACGAGGGCAAGGGTTACGGTGCGCTGAAGGTGGATCTGGCCGAGGCCATGGTGGAGTGGGTCACCCCGTTCCGGGCCCGCACCCAGGAATATCTGGACGACCCCGAGACGCTGGACTCTGTCCTGGCCAAGGGCGCCGAGAAGGCCCGCGCGGTGGCGGGCGAGACCCTCGCCCGGGTCTACGACATGGTGGGTTTCCTGCCCGCCAAGCACTGA
- the rocD gene encoding ornithine--oxo-acid transaminase, with amino-acid sequence MTFTQDSIAAAEEHSAHNYHPLPVVVATAEGAWMTDVEGRRYLDMLAGYSALNFGHGNRRLIDAAKAQLERVTLTSRAFHHDRFAEFCTELAALCGKDMVLPMNTGAEAVETAVKTARKWGYRVKGVPDGRAKIVVADNNFHGRTTTIVSFSTDPEARADYGPYTPGFEIVPYGDLAALEAAVDENTVAVLLEPIQGEAGVLVPPAGYLAGVRRLTAERNVLFMADEIQSGLGRTGKTFACEHEDVVPDVYILGKALGGGVVPVSAVAASREVLGVYRPGEHGSTFGGNPLACAVALEVVAILKSGEFQQRATELGEHLHHELGLLAGTGAVEAVRGRGLWAGVDIAPSHGTGRQISERLMDRGVLVKDTHGSTIRIAPPLMISKEDLDWGLDQLRAVLEG; translated from the coding sequence TTGACCTTCACGCAAGACAGCATCGCGGCCGCCGAGGAACACAGCGCCCACAACTACCACCCGCTGCCGGTCGTCGTGGCGACCGCGGAGGGCGCGTGGATGACCGACGTCGAGGGGCGTCGCTATCTGGACATGCTCGCCGGCTACTCGGCGCTCAACTTCGGCCATGGCAACCGCCGGCTGATCGATGCGGCGAAGGCACAACTGGAACGGGTGACGCTCACCTCGCGCGCCTTCCACCACGACCGGTTCGCCGAATTCTGCACCGAGCTGGCCGCGCTGTGCGGCAAGGACATGGTGCTGCCGATGAACACCGGGGCGGAGGCGGTCGAGACGGCCGTGAAGACCGCCCGTAAGTGGGGCTACCGCGTCAAGGGCGTGCCGGACGGCCGAGCGAAGATCGTCGTGGCCGACAACAACTTCCACGGCCGCACGACCACGATCGTCAGCTTCTCCACCGACCCCGAGGCCCGCGCGGACTACGGCCCGTACACCCCCGGCTTCGAGATCGTCCCCTACGGTGACCTGGCGGCGCTGGAGGCCGCGGTGGACGAGAACACCGTCGCCGTGCTGCTGGAGCCGATCCAGGGCGAGGCCGGGGTGCTCGTACCGCCGGCCGGCTATCTCGCGGGCGTACGACGGCTGACCGCCGAGCGGAACGTGCTGTTCATGGCCGATGAGATCCAGTCGGGGCTGGGGCGCACCGGGAAGACCTTCGCGTGCGAGCACGAGGACGTGGTGCCCGACGTCTACATCCTCGGCAAGGCGCTCGGCGGCGGCGTGGTGCCGGTCTCGGCCGTGGCGGCCTCCCGGGAGGTCCTGGGCGTCTACCGCCCGGGCGAGCACGGCTCGACCTTCGGCGGAAACCCGCTGGCGTGCGCGGTGGCCCTGGAGGTCGTGGCGATCCTCAAGTCCGGCGAGTTCCAGCAGCGGGCGACGGAGCTGGGCGAGCACCTCCACCACGAACTGGGCCTGTTGGCGGGGACCGGCGCGGTCGAGGCGGTCCGCGGCCGGGGCCTGTGGGCGGGCGTCGACATCGCCCCCTCCCACGGCACGGGCCGGCAGATCTCGGAGCGGCTGATGGACCGGGGCGTGCTGGTCAAGGACACCCACGGCTCGACGATCCGGATCGCGCCGCCGCTGATGATCAGCAAGGAGGACCTGGACTGGGGGCTGGACCAGCTCAGGGCGGTACTGGAGGGGTGA
- a CDS encoding 2'-5' RNA ligase family protein codes for MGTVTLGVSIAVPEPYGSFLQKRREGFGDPHAHGIPTHVTLLPPTEADDSCLPAIEAHLAEVAAAGRPFPMRLSGTGTFRPLSPVVFVNVVEGSAACAWLQKRIRDTAGPVARELLFPYHPHVTIAHGIAEEAMDRAFEELADFEAAWAVGGFALYEQGTDGVWRLEREYPFGQSEQDAPPMATGVPHQGVVRPSAPSH; via the coding sequence ATGGGGACCGTAACGCTCGGCGTTTCGATCGCGGTCCCGGAGCCGTACGGCAGCTTCCTCCAGAAGCGGCGCGAGGGCTTCGGCGACCCGCACGCACACGGCATCCCCACGCACGTCACCCTGCTGCCGCCCACCGAGGCCGACGACTCCTGCCTGCCCGCCATCGAGGCCCATCTGGCCGAGGTCGCGGCCGCGGGCCGGCCCTTCCCGATGCGGCTGTCCGGGACCGGTACGTTCCGCCCCCTGTCGCCCGTCGTCTTCGTCAACGTGGTCGAGGGCTCCGCCGCCTGCGCCTGGCTGCAGAAGCGGATCCGGGACACCGCCGGCCCCGTCGCCCGCGAGCTGCTCTTCCCCTACCACCCCCACGTCACCATCGCGCACGGCATCGCCGAGGAGGCGATGGACCGGGCCTTCGAGGAGCTGGCGGACTTCGAGGCCGCCTGGGCCGTGGGCGGCTTCGCGCTCTACGAGCAGGGCACGGACGGCGTATGGCGGCTGGAGCGTGAATACCCTTTCGGGCAGAGTGAGCAGGACGCGCCGCCCATGGCCACCGGCGTACCTCATCAGGGTGTGGTGCGCCCTTCCGCGCCCTCCCACTGA
- a CDS encoding SCO4848 family membrane protein, producing MPNSSEDSPRAGFTLSRPVAWFLLAFGVWSWFIWITFVKNLWKDGSGLAFDDAGDPTAYFWVHLLLAITSFLLGTAVGVIGLRGVRALRRSS from the coding sequence ATGCCGAACTCTTCCGAGGACTCCCCGCGCGCGGGTTTCACCCTCTCGCGCCCCGTGGCCTGGTTCCTGCTCGCCTTCGGGGTGTGGAGCTGGTTCATCTGGATCACTTTCGTCAAGAACCTCTGGAAGGACGGCAGCGGGCTCGCCTTTGACGACGCGGGCGATCCGACCGCGTACTTCTGGGTCCATCTGCTGCTCGCGATCACCTCGTTTCTTCTGGGGACGGCTGTCGGGGTCATCGGGTTGCGTGGCGTCAGGGCGTTGCGGCGCAGCTCATAG
- a CDS encoding D-alanyl-D-alanine carboxypeptidase family protein yields MPTTTSHSPRCATPRRRAAALVAALLLPALTATPALADEKKDDKGRPPAQPPARMSTVGGELLGKPGTQVRLGPGAPALPKELTGRSWLVADAESGEVLAAHNAHWQLPPASTLKMLFADTVLPKFPKNRQYKVKPADLEGMGEGSSLVGVKENQTYSVRDLWLGVFLRSGNDAVRVLASMNGGIPQTVKDMQAHAEALQAKDTHVVSPDGYDAEGQVSSAYDLTLFARSGLQKADFREYCATAYAKFPGETKKDGKRDTFDIMNTNRLLTGANGMAAYKGMAGVKNGSTTNAGNTFTGVAQHDGRKLLVTVMNPENREANEVYKETARLLDWGFEAAGHVKPVGHLVPPPGVADKTGRSGVPGTADSSQASVAGSGGGMWTAVGITLASLVAVAVAGFAVHRRWPLPDRSRRQG; encoded by the coding sequence GTGCCGACGACGACATCACACTCCCCGCGGTGCGCCACGCCGCGCCGCCGCGCCGCCGCTCTGGTCGCAGCCCTGTTGCTCCCCGCACTCACCGCCACCCCGGCCCTGGCCGACGAGAAGAAGGACGACAAGGGCCGCCCGCCCGCCCAGCCGCCCGCCCGGATGTCCACCGTCGGCGGTGAGCTGCTCGGCAAGCCGGGCACCCAGGTGCGGCTGGGCCCCGGGGCGCCCGCCCTGCCCAAGGAGCTCACCGGCCGCTCGTGGCTGGTCGCGGACGCCGAGTCCGGCGAAGTGCTCGCCGCGCACAACGCCCACTGGCAGCTGCCGCCCGCCTCGACCCTGAAGATGCTCTTCGCGGACACCGTGCTGCCGAAGTTCCCCAAGAACCGGCAGTACAAGGTCAAGCCCGCCGACCTGGAGGGCATGGGCGAGGGCAGCAGCCTGGTCGGGGTCAAGGAGAACCAGACGTACTCCGTCCGCGATCTGTGGCTCGGTGTCTTCCTGCGCTCGGGCAACGACGCGGTGCGCGTGCTGGCCTCCATGAACGGCGGCATCCCGCAGACCGTCAAGGACATGCAGGCGCACGCCGAGGCGCTCCAGGCGAAGGACACCCACGTCGTCAGCCCCGACGGCTATGACGCGGAGGGCCAGGTCTCCAGCGCGTACGACCTGACCCTCTTCGCCCGCTCCGGGCTCCAGAAGGCGGACTTCCGCGAGTACTGCGCCACGGCGTACGCGAAGTTCCCCGGCGAGACGAAGAAGGACGGCAAGCGGGACACGTTCGACATCATGAACACCAACCGGCTGCTGACCGGTGCGAACGGGATGGCCGCCTACAAGGGCATGGCGGGCGTCAAGAACGGCAGCACCACCAACGCCGGAAACACCTTCACCGGCGTCGCCCAGCACGACGGCCGCAAGCTGCTGGTCACCGTCATGAACCCGGAGAACCGGGAGGCCAACGAGGTCTACAAGGAGACCGCGCGCCTGCTGGACTGGGGCTTCGAGGCGGCCGGGCACGTCAAGCCGGTGGGCCATCTGGTGCCGCCGCCGGGCGTGGCCGACAAGACCGGCCGGAGCGGTGTCCCCGGCACGGCGGACAGCTCGCAGGCCTCGGTCGCCGGATCGGGCGGCGGAATGTGGACGGCGGTCGGGATTACGCTGGCCTCGCTGGTGGCGGTGGCGGTTGCGGGGTTCGCCGTGCACCGTCGCTGGCCGCTGCCGGACCGGAGCCGGCGCCAGGGCTGA